The Anaeromyxobacter sp. sequence TCGCCCGGCGCGAGGCCGTGGTCCTCCAGCGCCAGCACGGCCAGCGCGGCGGTGTAGCCGGCGGTGCCGATGGCCGCCGCCTGCCGGGTGGTGAAGACCTCCGGCACCCGCACCAGCCAGCCCGGCTCCACCCGGGCCCGCTCGGCCAGGCCGCCGAAGCGCACCTCTCCGATGCCCCAGCCGTTCAGCACCACCCGATCGCCGGGGCGCCAGGCCGGCGCCTGGCTGGCCTCCACCGTGCCCGCCAGGTCGATGCCCGGCACCATGGGGAAGGCGCGCAGCACCGGCGCCTTGCCGGTGAGCGCCAGGCCGTCCTTGTAGTTCACGGTGGACCACTCCACCGCCACGGTGACCGCGCCCGGCGGCAGGGCCGAGTCCGGCAGGTCGGCCAGGCGCACCAGCTGCCCGGCTTCGGTCTTCTCGACGAGGATGGCGCGCGCCATGGTGCCTCCGCAGGCGGGATGAGGTCCCACTCGGATAGCAGGGGCGCGGCGCCGCCGCGACACCGGACGTCGGGGTGCCCCGTTGGAGCCGGCGGAGCGGCCAGGTGTCGGGAGGGGCCGCCTCAGCCGGCGAAGGCGCCGACGCGGTCCTTGGTGATCCAGGCCACGTACCGGCGGTCGCTGCCCATGATGTGCTGCAGCAGCCAGTCACGGGTGAGCGCCAGCGCCGCCAGCATGGACGGGGCCTCCAGGGCGCGGATCCGCTCCAGCTCCCGCGAGAAGCGCCGGTGCTCGGCCTGCTGCAGGTCGAGCTCGGGGTAGCCGACGCGGTCGAGCGCCGCCTCCTCGTGGGCGAAGTGGAGCCTGGCGTAGGTGGCCAGCTCCTGCAGGACCAGCTGCACCTCGGTGGGCGTGGCGCCCTGCGAGGCGACCCGGGCGCACCGGTTCATGATCTCGAAGAACTGGCGGTGCTCGCCGTCGACCTCGGGGAGGCCGAGGGCGAAGCTGTCCTTCCAGACGAAGAAGATGGGCTGCGTGGCCATGCCGGGGCTCCTCCCCTCGCGGCGCCGTGAGGTGCCACATTTTGGCACGTTTGCGGGACCGCCCGCCAACCGGGCCGGCGGCCCGGGCCACGGCTGCGGCGGACTGCCGCAGCCGCTCACCGCACCAGCAGGTCCACCACCACCGGCCGGTGGTCGCTGGCGGCCGCCACGTCCGCCCCGCCCTCCACCCGCACCGCCAGCAGGCGCCAGGCCTCCCCCGCGCCGATGGCCAGGTGATCGAGCGCGCCGCGCCCGGCCGCGCCGGACCAGGTCCAGGCCAGCGGCGCCGGCAGGCCGGCCGCCGCGTCCACCCAGGCGCCGTCCGCGAAGAGCGGCGCCAGCGCCGGCGCGCCGGCCTCGTCGTTGAGGTCACCGCCCACCAGCACCAGGGCCCCCGGCGCCGCCGCCCGGGCGTCGGCCAGCGCCCTGAGGCGGGCCGCCTGTCCGGCCCGGCGGACGCCGCCGGGGTCCGACAGGTGGGACGAGAGGTGGCTGCCCACCAGGGCCACCACCCGCCCCCCGGCCAGCAGCCCGGCCTCCACCGCGTCGCGCGGCCAGGCGGGCCGCCCGTCCGGCAACCGCTCGGCGGCGTGGCCGACGTACCAGGTCACCGGCAGGCGCGAGAGGAGCGCCACGTCGATGCCCCGGGGGTCGTTCCCCTCCAGCAGCCGCGCCTCGGGGTAGCCGGCGCGCTCGGCCAGCCGGCCGAGCAGCGCCAGGTCCTCCACCTCCTGGAGCAGCACCGCGTCGGCGTCCAGCCGGGCCAGCACCGCGGCCACCTGCCCGAGGCGCCCCTCCACCTCCGCGGGCGCCTGCGCCTCGTCGAGCTCGCCCGGCGGCGCCAGCCGGTCCACCTCGTCGAACAGGTCGTGCACGTTCCAGCTGGCCAGCCGCACCACCGCGCCGGCGGCGCTGGAGGGATCGTCCGCGCCGGAGGCCGGGGTCCGCGGGACGGCCGGCCCGCAGGCCGGCAGGAGCAGGGGGATGAGCCAGTGGGCGCGCATGGCTGGCGACGCTGCAAGGACGGCGCCCGCGACGGGCCGCCCCCTTCGGCGCCCGCCCCGGCAGCCGCCGGGTGGCCGTCGGCGCGTCGCCCTAGAAGGCGGCGTAGACCGCGGCGCTGGCGTTCAGCCCGAGCGGCAGCGCCTGGCCCTCGCCGCCGGTGGCGTCGAACCCGGTGCGCCCCAGCAGCGAGAGCCGAACGCCCACGTGGCGGGTCAGCTCGGCCGCCGCCGAGAGCGACAGCCCCACCTCCTCGCGCTGCAGGCCGAGCGCCTGCTCGTGGCTCCAGGAGAGCCGCGAGATGAGCCGGAGCGCGTCCCGGGGGCGGAGCACGCCCTGCACCCAGGCGCTGCGCCCGTGCAGCCAGCCCAGCTCCTCGAGGTAGCCGGCGGCCAGCGAGAGGCGGGGCGTGAAGAGCTGGGGCAGCTGGACCTCCGGGCCGACCCAGGTGCGCTCCAGGCTGGCCGCCTCGTCGCGCGAGGTGCCGGCCGCCAGGCCCACCCGCACCACCCCGAGGTCGTAGAAGGCGGTCAGGTCGGCCCGCCGGTTGCGCGAGCCGAAGGCCGGCGGCGCCACCAGCCAGGGCACGGCCAGCCCGCCGTAGTCGAAGCCGCCGCTGAGCGAGAGCCCCGTGAAGGGCCGGAGCAGCAGCTCCACCCGGGCCGCGTCGAGCGCCCCGGTGGCCTCCACCAGGCCGCCGGTGGCCAGGCGCGCCGAGGCGTAGAGGTCGAGCAGCGGCCCGGCGTGCAGCGCGGCGCCGGCCTCCAGCTCGGCGCGGTCCCCCAGCTCGGGCGAGCGCACCCAGGCCAGCCGCCCCTCGTGGCGCAGCACCACCACCCGGCCCAGCCGCCGCTCCAGCGACCAGAAGCCGCCGGCGGTGGCCCGATCGGCGCTGGGGTTCAGGGTGTCCGGCTCCGGCACCAGGCCGCCGAAGAGCCCGGCCTCCCAGCCCTCGCGCCGCACGCCCATCAGGGCGCCGTCCATCACGGTGGCGCCGGGCACGGTCCAGGGCAGGATGCGCCCGGCCGCCAGCGAGAGGCCGCCGCCGGGCCGCGCCCAGGCCAGCTGCGCCTGCCAGACGTAGAGCCGGGTGTCGTCCTGCGGCCGGAAGGTGGCCGGACCGCGCGCCAGCCACTGCTCGGCGCGGAGGTCGAGGTCCAGGGTGAGCGGCCCCACCGCGGCGCCGTGCACGCTGGCGTCGAGCCGCGCCACGTCCCAGCTGTCCGAGCCGGAGGAGGTCCAGAGCGCGTCGCCCAGCGCCACCTCGGCCACGGTGCCGCGCGGGGCCGCCATCTTGGGCGCGCCCTTGGGGGCGGCCTTGAACTCCACGGCGGCCACCGGCGCGGCGGCCACCACGGCGCCGCGCCGCGCCAGCTCGGTCTCGGTGGGGAGGGCCGGCAGCGTCACCACCTTCACGGTCGGGGCCGCCACCGGGGCCAGCTTGAAGGCGTCGCCGGCCCTGGCCTGGCCGCCGCTGCAGGTGGCGCCACCCGGACCCACGGCCTCCACGGTGCAGCGGCCGATCTCCTCCTCGCCGCGCCACAGCGCCACCACCTGGCCGGGCGCCAGGCCCTCGTCGGCGCCGGCGTCGAGGTAGGCGCGCGCGCCGGTCACCTGGAGCACCCGCCCCACGCCGGGCACGCGGGGGCGGGCGGGCTGGGCCGTCTCGAGCGGCGACGCCGGGGGGAGGAGCCCGGCGCCGAGCGCCAGGGCGAGGACCGGTGCGAGCATGGCCACCTACCCGCTCCCGCTGCGGTGGCAGGTGTAGCAGCCGGTCGGCGTCGGGGTGAGCGACCCCTTGGCCTCCTTGAAGTTGGTGCCCCAGGGCTTGTCGGTGCGCAGCCGGGAGTGGCAGGTGAGGCAGCCGGCCGAGCGGTGCTCCCCGGTGCCGAAGCCCGAGTCGCCGCCCGGATGGCTGGAGACCCGGTAGAGCTGCGAGTCGGCGTGGCACTTGAGGCAGCCGGCCAGGGTGAGCGGCTGGCTCGGGCACGGCGGGTTGTCCGTGCCGTTCGGCGTGCAGAGCGCCAGGATGCTGGTCGACCGGCCGCCCACCAGGACGGGGTTGTGCTTGGTGGAGAAGCCGGTCTTGGTGTCGTGGCAGGTCTTGCAGGCCAGGGCCGTCACGTCCTTGCGGTTGGCGCTGGTGTGGCACTCGGAGCAGCCCAGGCCGGCGTGCTTGGTGCCGGCGCCGATGGGGAAGAGCTGCGGGTGGTTGGCCGGGGCCCCGCCCGCGCCGTCGGCGTGGCAATACAGGCAGGCGGCCGAGAGCCCGCGCGCCGCCACCGTGGTGGCGTAGGTGGTGACGCCGGCGTGCAGCGTGGCCAGGCTGACCTGGCCGGCGGTCAGGCCCTGGTCGTCGTGCTGCGCCTTGCCGCCGCCCACCGCCACGTGGCAGCCGACGCAGGTGACCTGCTTGAAGTCGCGGGCGTACTCCCAGTGCGGCGCGGCCACGGTGGCCAGCCGGTTCGTCGGGTGGCAGGTGAGGCAGGTGCCGCCCTTCGTCCCGGAGTGGGAGCCGGCGCCGACGACGAAGCCCTTGGCCGCGGTGGCGTGGCTCTTCACCGTCACCGTGACGCCGGCCGTGGTGGCCGGCAGCTTGCCGTCGGCGTGGCAGGCCAGGCACTTGACCGGGTTCAGGGGGTCGGCCGCGAGGTCGGGCACCGCGGCGTGGCCGGTGGCCAGCGGCACGGCGTCGGCGGCGTGGCACTGGGCGCAGCGGAAGTCGGCCGGGTTCTTCCGGTTCGACGAGGTGTGGCAGTCGAGGCAGGCCGCGATGCGGGCGCTCGGGTAGACGTGCTTGGAGGTGGCCGAGAGGCCGAAGTACTGGTCGTGGTCCGCCGGGGGGCCGGCCACGCCCTTGGGGTGGCAGGTGCGGCAGGCGGCCGACAGCCCCTGGGCCGCCACCTTGACGGCGTAGTCGGTCACGCCGGCGTGCAGCGTGGCCAGGCTGACCTGGCCCGCCGTCAGGCCCTGGTCGTCGTGCTGCGCCTTGCCCCCGCTCACCGCCACGTGGCAGCCGGTGCAGCTGGTCTTCTTGAAGTCGCCGGCCCAGGGGGTGGGCTCGCCCTTGAGCGAGGGGTGGCACTTCAGGCAGGCACCGCCGGCGGCGCCCGAGTGGGCCCCCGCGTCGATGGGGAACGGCGTGTGGCCGGTGGCCACCCGGGTGGGGATGGCGTCGTACTCGTGGCAGCGGGCGCACAGGGCGCTGGCGGCCAGCGAGGTGTCGGCGGGCGCCACGTCGGGCACCCGCGCGTGCTTGGGCCCCACCGGCGAGGTCGCCGCGTGGCAGGCGGCGCAGCCCAGATCGGACTTCCGGAGGGCGGTGACGTGGCACTGCTCGCAGCTGGCCACCACCGTCTTGGCGAGGTTCTGGTGGGGCAGCAGGTAGTAGGGGTGGGCCCCCAGCCCCTGCGGGTGGCAGGCCAGGCAGGCGGCCGAGAGCCCCCGGTCGGCGTCCCCCCCGGCGGCGGCGACGGCGGCGTCCACCACCGACGGGAAGAGCACCGCCTTGGGGACCGGCTGTCCGGTCACCTTGTCCACCAGGGCCAGGTGGTAGGCCTGCAGGGCGGCGCGCGAGCCGTGGTCCACGTCGGACGGGCCCACCAGGTCGTGGCAGCCGACGCAGCTGGTCACCTTGAAGTCCGCCGCCAGCTTCTTGCCCGGGGCGGTGCTCAGGGCCGGGTGGCAGGTCAGGCAGGCGGCGCCGGCCCCGGTGTGCACCGCGGAGCCGCCGACGGCGAACCCCTTGGCGAGCGCGGCGTGGCCGGCCACCGTGACCGGCACGGTGGAGGAGCCGTGGCAGCGGACGCACAGGGCGGAGGCGGCCTCCTGCTGGGCCGGCGTGGCGCCGGCCACCAGCGGCACGAAGCCGGTCACGCCGACGTGGGCCGTGGCGGTGGCCGCCAGGTCGTGCGGGTGGCAGGTGGCGCAGCCCATCACCAGGTACTGCCCGGCGGTCCGCTTGACGTGGCACTCGCCGCAGCGGGCCACGGTGGCGCCGGCCGCGTCGCCGTGCGGCAGCGGGAAGTGGAGCGCGTGATCGATGGCGTCGCGGATGCCTTGCGGGTGGCAGGCCCGGCAGGCGGCGTCGAGCGTGTCGTAGGCCTGCCCGGTGCGGGCGGTGATCTCGGTCACCGCCGGCGAGGCCCGGTGCAGCGTGGTGAGCGCCGCCAGGTCGTCGTGCATCAGGGTGGGCGCCGGCACGTGGCAGCCGGTGCAGGTGAAGGTGGTGAAGGCGACGCTGGGCGCCCGGGTGATCTTGTCGTAGTGGCAGGCGTTGCAGTCGGCCACGGCCTGGCCCACGGCCGGGCCGTGGGCGTCGCCGGGGGCGATGGGGAAGAAGCGGGCGTGCGTCGCCGAGGTCGGCATGGTGACCGACGGGGCGGACGACCCCAGCCCGTCGCCGCAGGCGGCCAGGAGGGCGGCGCAGCCGAGGGCCGCCGCGAGGTGGAGCGGGCGCCTGGTCATCGGGCACCTCCGGTGGTGCGTGGGAAGCTGGTCGAGAAGCGGTGGCACTCGTAGCAGCGCGGGTTGGAGGGCAGGTACCCGGGCACGCCCTGGTGGTCCGCCGCGGGGCTGGCGTGGCAGCGCATGCAGTCGGCCGGCGGCACGGCGGCCGGGGTCGGGCTGCAGGTCATGGGCTGGCCCGCCACGTAGGGCGGGATGCCCCCGACGTGGCAGTCGCGGCACCCGATGCCGGCGTGTGGCCCGGCGCGGATGGCGAAGCAGGTGTCGTGCGCCGGGAAGCCGCCCGGCCGGAAGCGCCAGGCCCCGTGGCAGCCGCGGCAGTCGGTGGAGAAACCGGCCTGGACGTGATCCAGCAGCGCCGGGTCGGCCGCGGTGCGATCGTAGTCCTGCTGGTGGCAGCCGACACACCGGGAGACCGGCCGGGAGAAGGATCGGTCACGCCGATCGCCGTGGCACTCCTCGCAGGGCAGCGCGGCGTGGCGGCCGGTGAGCGGGAAGCTGGTGCGGCGGTGGGCGTCGGGCCCGAAGGAGGCCTGCTGGAAGGAGCTGGTGTCGTGGCAGCGGTCGCAGCGCTGGCCGAGCCGCTGGGCGTGCACGTCGCGGTGGCAGGCGGCGCAGGCGCGCGGGACCGGCTTGACGAAGTCGCTGCCCGGGTGGCAGGCCGAGCAGGTCACGTCGCGGTGGCGGCCGGTGAGCGGGAAGCCGGTCCTGTCGTGCGAGAAGCTGACCTTCTTCCACCCCTCGGCGGTGTGGCAGAAGCCGCAGCGGGTCTCGCCGGCGTGGGCGCCGGGCGGCCGGGCCACCAGGTCGGCCGGGAAGACCGGCCTGGCCGGCCCGGGGACGGCCGCCTGGAGCGCGGGCGGGGCGGCGGGCGTGAGGGCGGCGGCGCGGGCGGGCGCCGCGGACGGCGCGGCGAGCGCCAGGGCGAGCAGGCAGGCGGAGGTCACGGCTTGAACCCCTTGAAGGCGCCCTGGTGGTGGTCGGCGTGGCAGCCCTGGCAGTCCACCGGCAGCGGCTTGTAGCGGCGCGCCTCGACCCCCTTGGCCACCTGGACCAGTGGGTGGCACTGCTCGCACTTGAGCGGCTTGTGCTTCCCCTCCAGCTTGTAGCGGCTGTCCTTCTGGTGGTCGAAGCGCAGCTTCTCCTTCCAGCCGGTCGTCTCGTGGCAGCGGGCGCAGTCGGTGGCGCCCTTGACGGCCAGCTGGCCGGCGTGGACGTCGAGGTGGCAGGCGGCGCAGGTGAGCGGCAGCGGCTTGTAGCGCACCGCCCCGGTCTCGCCTGGCTTGTGGCAGGAGGCGCAGGCGGCCTTCTCGTGCTTGCCGGTGAGCGGGAAGCGGCTGTCCTTCTGGTGGTCGAAGCGGGCCTTCCTGAAGGACTCCACCACGTGGCAGCCGGTGCAGCCGTCCTTGTCGAGGCGCGGCTGGAACTGCCCGGCGTGCGGGTCGCGGTGGCAGGCGCGGCAGTCCTTGGCGGCCCGGGGCAGGTCGAGCAGCGCCAGGCTCGGCTTGACCGGCCGCTTGCGCAGCTCCAGCTTGGCCCGCACCGCCGCCGGCACCTTGGCCTCGAGCCGCTGGTCCTTGGGGTGGCAGCCGGCGCAGGCCACCACGGCGTGCGCCCCCTCCAGCCGGTAGGCCAGCTTCTGGTGGTCCTCGAGCTCGTAGCGGACTGGCAGCCAGGCCTCCACGGTGTGGCAGCGGTCGCAGGTCTTCACGGCCGGGGCGGTCGGCGCCGGCGCGACCCCGCCCGGCCACGGGGCGCCCACCTTGCCGGGGGCGGGCCTGGCCACCTTCGGGCCGGCCGCGGCGGCGCCCGGCAGCAGCGCCTCGGCCAGCTGCCCCAGGTGGGCGTCGAAGTGGCAGTCGGTGCAGCGCTCGAAGGTGAGGCCGCGGTAGACGGCCTTCTGCCCCGGGTAGGGGCCGTGGCAGGCCTCGCAGCGCGCCTGCAGGTGGGCGCCGCGCAGCGGGTAGCGGGTCTTCTCGTGGAAGACCTTCTCCTTGGCCGCGCCGTGCAGCACCTTCCAGTCGGCCGGGGTGTGGCAGCTCTGGCAGGCCTGGCCGAAGCGGCCCTGGTGCGGGTCCTTCTTGTGGCAGTCGGTGCACTGCCCGAAGGGCACCGGCTTGTAGAGGGCCTGCAGGGCCGGGCGCACCGCCGGCACCTTGGCGCCCGGGTCCCCCAGGGGCGCCGAGGGCTGGTCGGCGTGGCACTTCACGCAGGCCACCTTGGCGTGCTTCCCCTCCAGCTTGTAGGCGGCCTTGGCGTGGTCGAACTTGGCGGGCTTCCAGGTGACCAGGCCGTGGCAGCGGGCGCAGTCCTGGCCCGGCTGGCCGAGCTGGCCGCGGTGCTCGTCGACGTGGCAGGCGGCGCAGGCGGTGGGCGCGCCCAGCTGGCTGGCCCGCCCCTTCTCCAGCACCGCGCGCACGCTGGTGTCGGTGATGAGGCGCGGGTCGTGGCACCTGGCGCAGTCGGCCTTGGCGTGCTTCCCCTCCAGCAGGTAGCCGGTGCGCTTGTGGTCGAAGGCCTTCTTGCCGGCCGCCCCCCAGTCCACCAGCTTGAAGTCGCGGCCCTGGTGCTCGTGGTGGCAGGTCTGGCAGGTGCGCTCCTCCGGCTTGAGCCGGCCGTGCAGCCCGCGGTTCTGCAGCAGCGACGGGGTCAGCTCCTTGTGGCAGGCCAGGCAGTGGTGCTGCGACAGCTGCTCGCCGGCCTCGTGGCACTTGGTGCAGTTGGCCAGCCCCTCCAGCGAGGCGTGGGGGCGGGCCAGCGGCCCGGGCGAGAAGATGTCGGCGCGGGCGGGGCCGGCCAGGAGCCCGACGGCCAGCAGCGCCGCGGCCAGGAGGGGCCGGGGCGGGGCGGAGGCTCGGGCCGCCGGCGGGGAGAGGCGCGGGGTGGGTGCGGTCACTTGAGCCCGTATCCGAGGTAGAGGGAGACCGCGATGTGCGCCGAGAGCGACAGCACGAGGAAGATGGCCATGGTGGCGTGGAAGACCCGCCAGCCGCGCAGCAGCGCCTTGAGCGATCCGTAGAACCGCAGCTGCCAGCGCAGCCGCATCAGCTTGACCAGCGCCCGCTTGAGGTCGAGGTAGGTCTCGGGGTCGGGGAAGCGGCGCCGCAGCCAGCGCAGCCGCAGCCGCAGCGCCGCCGTCTCGAAGGGGAAGCGCAGGAAGAGCGTCAGCATCGAGCCCGCCTGCACGGGGGCGGTGGCCCGGTCGAGGATGGCGGCGGCGCCGGGGCCCACGTGGGCCAGCCCGGGCGCCGCGAAGGCCCGCAGCCGCTCGAAGTTGGCGGTCAGGTCCTCGAAGGCCTCGGCCCGCCCACCCTGGGCCGGCACCAGCCCGAAGATGTAGCGGCCGATGATGCCGGTGGCCATCACCACCCCGAGCGCCACGGTGGTGGCGGTGGCCAGCACGTTGTTGGCCTGGAAGGCGGCGTGGAAGGCGATGACCAGCGGGCTCATGGTGCCCACGAAGACGTGGAAGTCGAGCCAGCCGCGGATGTCGCCCCACTCCATGAACGGCTCGCCGCGCTTGCGCACGGCGTAGAGGAAGTTGGAGAGCATGAAGGCGGTGGCCACGATGCCCACCCCGTGCCCCCAGGGACCGGCGGACTTGAGCTCCAGGTGCCGCGGGTGGCCCAGCCGCGCCACCTTGGAGAGCTCGTAGTAGTCGAAGCCCTTCCAGGTGAGGAAGGCCAGCAGCGCCGCCCCGGCCACCGTGTAGAGGCCGCGCAGGATCCAGAGCCGGCGCATCAGCTTGAGGTCGTCGGCGGTGCCCGCGTGGCGCCGCCTCTGCGCCCCCTGGCCCGCCTTGGGCGACCCCAGCGCCTCACCGTGGAACCGGCGCATGGTCACGCCGGCCTGCTGCAGGAACTCGGTGGGCAGCTCGCCGCCCACGTTGACGATGACGAAGTCGTTGGGCAGGTGCACCGCGTGGCCGCCCACGTCGAGGCGGACCTCGTCCGGGTCGATGGCGGTGACCGTGGAGGCCATCAGCGCCTTCACCTTGCCGGCCGCCACCAGCTGCCCCAGCCTGGCCCGGTTGGCCTCGCGGCAGCGGCCGAACTCCGGGCTGCGGTAGCTGATGGCCACCTCGGCCGACGACTCGGTGGCCAGCTGGATGGCCGCCTCCAGGGCCGAGTCCCCGCCGCCCACCACCAGCACCCGCTGGCCGTCGAACTGGTCCGGGTCCTTCAGGCCGTAGAGCACCTTCTCCTGGTCCTCGCCGGGCGCGCCGAGCTTGCGCGGGGTGCCGCGCCGGCCGATGGCCAGCACCACCTTGGCGGCCTCCACCACGCCGGCGCTGGTGTGCACCTGGAAGCGGCCGTCCTGCCCCTCGATGGCCCCGACCTTGACGCCCTGCTCCAGCCGCAGGTCGGCCTTGGCCACCACCTGCGCCCAGCCCTCCAGCAGCTCCTCCTTGCTGATGAGCTTCTTGCCGAACTTGCCGATGAAGGGCAGCTCCACCCGCTCGGTCATGGCCACCTTGCGGCGCGGGTAGTGCGCCACCGAGCCGCCCAGGGTGTCCTGCTCGAGGAGCCGGAAGGCCACGCCGCGGGCCTTGAGCCCGAGCGCGGTGCCCAGCCCGGCCGGCCCGGCGCCCACCACCACCACCTGGCCGCCGCCCGTCACCACCTCGGCCAGCCGCTCCGCCACCTGCAGCCCCTGGGTGATGGCGTTCTTGATGAGCCCCATGCCGCCCAGCTCGCCCACCACGTGCACGCCCGGCCGCGAGGACTCGAAGTACTGGTCCACCTCCGGCAGGTCCACCCCGCGCTCGGAGGTGCCGAAGACCAGCTTGATGGCCCCCACCGGGCACTCGGCGGCGCACTTGCCGTGGCCGATGCAGTGGTCGGCGTGCACCAGCCGGGCGGCGTGGTCCACGATGCCCAGGATGTCGCCCTCCGGGCAGGCCTTCAGGCAGGAGAGGCTGCCGATGCACACGTCGGTGTCGACCACCGGGTGGAGCGACTTGGGGATGTGCTGGTTCTTCTCGATCTTCAGCCGCAGCGCGGCCGAGTCCCGGCGGTCGCGCAGGGCCCTGCGCACGAGGTGGTAGACCCCTGCGACGAATGCGGCGCTGAGCGCGCCGATGACGATGATCAGTCCTCTGTCCATGTGCCAGGTGAAGCGGCGAAGGGCCCCTCGGCCGTCGGTGGCGCGCCGCCTCGAACCTCCAACTACCCCCGCAACGGGGGAAGGTTCAAGATCGTAAAAGGTTTTGGATCGACAAAGGTTTATTGCTCAGGCGCCGCGACAACCGGCCGCAGGACCCCGCAACTCGGCGGTCGGCCACCTACACTTCCACCACCCTTCGGGTGTACCTTCTCGGCGCCGTCCGGCGCCTTCCGCCCCAGCCGGAATCCATTGGGATTCGGGTGGGTTCCATGCCCATGCCCCTCCTGTCGAGGTCCACGCCCATGCGCACCGCACTGCTCCTGCCGCTCACCGTGCTCCTCGCCGCCCAGCCCGGGCTCGCGGCGGAGCCGACCACCCCGGCCAAGCCCGCCGCCGCCAAGCCGGGCGCGAAGCCCGCCGCCGGCCTGACCATCGAGATGACCGCCAACGAGGACGGCTTCATCCCCAACCGCATCCACGTCAAGAAGGGCCAGCCGCTCACGCTGGTCATCACCCGCACCACCGAG is a genomic window containing:
- a CDS encoding hemerythrin family protein, which translates into the protein MATQPIFFVWKDSFALGLPEVDGEHRQFFEIMNRCARVASQGATPTEVQLVLQELATYARLHFAHEEAALDRVGYPELDLQQAEHRRFSRELERIRALEAPSMLAALALTRDWLLQHIMGSDRRYVAWITKDRVGAFAG
- a CDS encoding endonuclease/exonuclease/phosphatase family protein, whose product is MRAHWLIPLLLPACGPAVPRTPASGADDPSSAAGAVVRLASWNVHDLFDEVDRLAPPGELDEAQAPAEVEGRLGQVAAVLARLDADAVLLQEVEDLALLGRLAERAGYPEARLLEGNDPRGIDVALLSRLPVTWYVGHAAERLPDGRPAWPRDAVEAGLLAGGRVVALVGSHLSSHLSDPGGVRRAGQAARLRALADARAAAPGALVLVGGDLNDEAGAPALAPLFADGAWVDAAAGLPAPLAWTWSGAAGRGALDHLAIGAGEAWRLLAVRVEGGADVAAASDHRPVVVDLLVR
- a CDS encoding cytochrome C; protein product: MTSACLLALALAAPSAAPARAAALTPAAPPALQAAVPGPARPVFPADLVARPPGAHAGETRCGFCHTAEGWKKVSFSHDRTGFPLTGRHRDVTCSACHPGSDFVKPVPRACAACHRDVHAQRLGQRCDRCHDTSSFQQASFGPDAHRRTSFPLTGRHAALPCEECHGDRRDRSFSRPVSRCVGCHQQDYDRTAADPALLDHVQAGFSTDCRGCHGAWRFRPGGFPAHDTCFAIRAGPHAGIGCRDCHVGGIPPYVAGQPMTCSPTPAAVPPADCMRCHASPAADHQGVPGYLPSNPRCYECHRFSTSFPRTTGGAR
- a CDS encoding NAD(P)-binding domain-containing protein — translated: MDRGLIIVIGALSAAFVAGVYHLVRRALRDRRDSAALRLKIEKNQHIPKSLHPVVDTDVCIGSLSCLKACPEGDILGIVDHAARLVHADHCIGHGKCAAECPVGAIKLVFGTSERGVDLPEVDQYFESSRPGVHVVGELGGMGLIKNAITQGLQVAERLAEVVTGGGQVVVVGAGPAGLGTALGLKARGVAFRLLEQDTLGGSVAHYPRRKVAMTERVELPFIGKFGKKLISKEELLEGWAQVVAKADLRLEQGVKVGAIEGQDGRFQVHTSAGVVEAAKVVLAIGRRGTPRKLGAPGEDQEKVLYGLKDPDQFDGQRVLVVGGGDSALEAAIQLATESSAEVAISYRSPEFGRCREANRARLGQLVAAGKVKALMASTVTAIDPDEVRLDVGGHAVHLPNDFVIVNVGGELPTEFLQQAGVTMRRFHGEALGSPKAGQGAQRRRHAGTADDLKLMRRLWILRGLYTVAGAALLAFLTWKGFDYYELSKVARLGHPRHLELKSAGPWGHGVGIVATAFMLSNFLYAVRKRGEPFMEWGDIRGWLDFHVFVGTMSPLVIAFHAAFQANNVLATATTVALGVVMATGIIGRYIFGLVPAQGGRAEAFEDLTANFERLRAFAAPGLAHVGPGAAAILDRATAPVQAGSMLTLFLRFPFETAALRLRLRWLRRRFPDPETYLDLKRALVKLMRLRWQLRFYGSLKALLRGWRVFHATMAIFLVLSLSAHIAVSLYLGYGLK
- a CDS encoding cupredoxin domain-containing protein is translated as MRTALLLPLTVLLAAQPGLAAEPTTPAKPAAAKPGAKPAAGLTIEMTANEDGFIPNRIHVKKGQPLTLVITRTTEQTCATELVVKDYGINLPLPLNKPVTVTFTPVKAGIVKYACAMDMSTGMLLVQ